A window from Neodiprion fabricii isolate iyNeoFabr1 chromosome 2, iyNeoFabr1.1, whole genome shotgun sequence encodes these proteins:
- the LOC124175041 gene encoding coiled-coil domain-containing protein 102A isoform X2: MAQSTASGTSSRRIVREHDVSVSSSSSPRYADSEWETKEALRQRELEEARARAAQMEKTMRWWSDCTANWREKWSKVRNERNKAREEAKLLRSKLEVALKDANTFKHEKQDIELQNEQLKKEMENIHMILLKHAGQFDQQIINILESDPRLRDALGVDELLEVYNNVQQTEKMVPILNQKDLFVHANSAEEPSSKSDMDAAVQDRDIEEYVLQGAVPKHAVELYKESSIDTLDRDMMKLVGETNAMQDKLDKRQSVIDASDEEFLMQKMSMLHLRLEEATKTISAEREEKSSLHRGMEKLRSEVTQLRERCEELEESRTEVTRELLALKDRFQSELSAAQADLIDEATNREGMDRRLSDLRTELERLQAENAAEWGKRERLETEKISLDRENKQLRNELRDMQERVESRRGRPVSASDTDVRQIQQELLDRNKEVLDLKHSHSKLKKMLAEKTTELSHALRRSEQYETEVKRVRARVEELKKELASAQDELDTASNNVRRLQRANEDLSEQLGSANVQLEHFKNRLRTSTGIISIHRSTNISHNFSDEDVNDF; the protein is encoded by the exons ATGGCACAATCAACAGCTAGTGGAACGTCATCCCGTCGAATTGTTAGGGAACATGATGTTTCTGTTAGCTCATCGAGTTCTCCTCGCTACGCAGACAGTGAGTGGGAAACCAAAGAG GCTTTGCGACAAAGGGAACTTGAGGAAGCACGAGCACGAGCGGCTCAAATGGAAAAAACAATGCGTTGGTGGTCGGATTGTACGGCGAACTGGCGTGAAAAATGGAGCAAGGTGCGCAATGAAAGAAACAAAGCAAGGGAAGAGGCTAAATTGCTGAGAAGCAAGCTGGAAGTAGCATTGAAAGATGCGAACACATTCAAGCATGAGAAACAAGACATCGAATTGCAGAATGAGCAgcttaaaaaagaaatggagaACATACACATGATACTTTTGAAACACGCTGGACAATTTGATCAGCAAATAATCAACATCTTAGAGTCTGATCCTCGACTCAGAGATGCGCTTGGAGTTGACGAGCTCTTGGAAGTATACAATAACGTTCAACAGACTGAAAAAATGGTCCCGATATTGAATCAGAAAGATTTATTTGTGCATGCAAACTCTGCTGAAGAGCCAAGTTCTAAATCTGATATGGATGCAGCAGTGCAAGACAGAGATATAGAGGAATATGTTTTGCAAGGTGCTGTGCCTAAACATGCTGTAGAATTGTACAAAGAAAGTTCAATCGATACTTTGGATAGGGATATGATGAAGCTTGTCGGCGAGACCAATGCAATGCAAGATAAATTAGATAAACGACAATCTGTTATTGATGCTAGCGATGAAGAATTTCTGATGCAGAAAATGTCCATGCTGCATTTAAGACTCGAAGAGGCAACAAAAACTATATCTGCCGAACGAGA aGAAAAGTCGTCGCTCCATCGGGGAATGGAAAAACTCAGATCAGAAGTAACGCAACTCAGAGAACGGTGtgaagaattagaagaaaGTAGAACTGAAGTTACCAGAGAACTATTGGCATTGAAGGACAGATTTCAAAGTGAACTCAGTGCTGCACAAGCGGATCTCATTGACGAGGCAACAAATCGTGAAGGCATGGATCGTCGTCTATCAGATCTGCGAACTGAA TTGGAGAGACTGCAAGCAGAAAATGCTGCAGAATGGGGTAAACGGGAACGGTTAGAGACTGAGAAAATTTCTCTTGATCGTGAGAATAAACAACTCAGGAATGAGTTACGCGATATGCAGGAAAGAGTGGAGTCGCGACGAGGTCGACCTGTTTCTGCGTCTGACACGGATGTCAGGCAAATTCAACAAGAGTTATTGGATCGCAACaag GAGGTGTTAGACCTTAAGCATTCACAttcaaaactgaaaaaaatgctTGCTGAGAAAACGACTGAATTGTCGCACGCTTTGAGACGATCAGAACAATACGAAACCGAAGTGAAAAGGGTGCGAGCTAGGGtggaagaattgaaaaaagaactAGCTTCGGCACAAGACGAGCTAGATACCGCTTCTAACAATGTTCGCAGGCTTCAAAGGGCCAATGAAGATCTTTCAGAACAACTAGGCTCAGCAAACGTCCAATTAGAGCATTTCAAAAACAG ATTACGTACATCAACAGGCATAATATCTATTCACCGTAGCACCAACATTTCTCACAATTTCAGTGACGAAGATGTCAATGACTTTTAA
- the LOC124175041 gene encoding coiled-coil domain-containing protein 102A isoform X3, with the protein MMFLLAHRVLLATQTALRQRELEEARARAAQMEKTMRWWSDCTANWREKWSKVRNERNKAREEAKLLRSKLEVALKDANTFKHEKQDIELQNEQLKKEMENIHMILLKHAGQFDQQIINILESDPRLRDALGVDELLEVYNNVQQTEKMVPILNQKDLFVHANSAEEPSSKSDMDAAVQDRDIEEYVLQGAVPKHAVELYKESSIDTLDRDMMKLVGETNAMQDKLDKRQSVIDASDEEFLMQKMSMLHLRLEEATKTISAEREEKSSLHRGMEKLRSEVTQLRERCEELEESRTEVTRELLALKDRFQSELSAAQADLIDEATNREGMDRRLSDLRTELERLQAENAAEWGKRERLETEKISLDRENKQLRNELRDMQERVESRRGRPVSASDTDVRQIQQELLDRNKEVLDLKHSHSKLKKMLAEKTTELSHALRRSEQYETEVKRVRARVEELKKELASAQDELDTASNNVRRLQRANEDLSEQLGSANVQLEHFKNSSETCDDELTEIEEDKLVDGIVDHTASICPNSVSAD; encoded by the exons ATGATGTTTCTGTTAGCTCATCGAGTTCTCCTCGCTACGCAGACA GCTTTGCGACAAAGGGAACTTGAGGAAGCACGAGCACGAGCGGCTCAAATGGAAAAAACAATGCGTTGGTGGTCGGATTGTACGGCGAACTGGCGTGAAAAATGGAGCAAGGTGCGCAATGAAAGAAACAAAGCAAGGGAAGAGGCTAAATTGCTGAGAAGCAAGCTGGAAGTAGCATTGAAAGATGCGAACACATTCAAGCATGAGAAACAAGACATCGAATTGCAGAATGAGCAgcttaaaaaagaaatggagaACATACACATGATACTTTTGAAACACGCTGGACAATTTGATCAGCAAATAATCAACATCTTAGAGTCTGATCCTCGACTCAGAGATGCGCTTGGAGTTGACGAGCTCTTGGAAGTATACAATAACGTTCAACAGACTGAAAAAATGGTCCCGATATTGAATCAGAAAGATTTATTTGTGCATGCAAACTCTGCTGAAGAGCCAAGTTCTAAATCTGATATGGATGCAGCAGTGCAAGACAGAGATATAGAGGAATATGTTTTGCAAGGTGCTGTGCCTAAACATGCTGTAGAATTGTACAAAGAAAGTTCAATCGATACTTTGGATAGGGATATGATGAAGCTTGTCGGCGAGACCAATGCAATGCAAGATAAATTAGATAAACGACAATCTGTTATTGATGCTAGCGATGAAGAATTTCTGATGCAGAAAATGTCCATGCTGCATTTAAGACTCGAAGAGGCAACAAAAACTATATCTGCCGAACGAGA aGAAAAGTCGTCGCTCCATCGGGGAATGGAAAAACTCAGATCAGAAGTAACGCAACTCAGAGAACGGTGtgaagaattagaagaaaGTAGAACTGAAGTTACCAGAGAACTATTGGCATTGAAGGACAGATTTCAAAGTGAACTCAGTGCTGCACAAGCGGATCTCATTGACGAGGCAACAAATCGTGAAGGCATGGATCGTCGTCTATCAGATCTGCGAACTGAA TTGGAGAGACTGCAAGCAGAAAATGCTGCAGAATGGGGTAAACGGGAACGGTTAGAGACTGAGAAAATTTCTCTTGATCGTGAGAATAAACAACTCAGGAATGAGTTACGCGATATGCAGGAAAGAGTGGAGTCGCGACGAGGTCGACCTGTTTCTGCGTCTGACACGGATGTCAGGCAAATTCAACAAGAGTTATTGGATCGCAACaag GAGGTGTTAGACCTTAAGCATTCACAttcaaaactgaaaaaaatgctTGCTGAGAAAACGACTGAATTGTCGCACGCTTTGAGACGATCAGAACAATACGAAACCGAAGTGAAAAGGGTGCGAGCTAGGGtggaagaattgaaaaaagaactAGCTTCGGCACAAGACGAGCTAGATACCGCTTCTAACAATGTTCGCAGGCTTCAAAGGGCCAATGAAGATCTTTCAGAACAACTAGGCTCAGCAAACGTCCAATTAGAGCATTTCAAAAACAG TTCTGAAACATGTGACGATGAATTAACTGAAATAGAAGAAGATAAATTAGTGGATGGTATAGTGGACCATACCGCATCCATATGTCCTAATTCAGTTTCTGCAGATTAA
- the LOC124175041 gene encoding coiled-coil domain-containing protein 102A isoform X1, with product MAQSTASGTSSRRIVREHDVSVSSSSSPRYADSEWETKEALRQRELEEARARAAQMEKTMRWWSDCTANWREKWSKVRNERNKAREEAKLLRSKLEVALKDANTFKHEKQDIELQNEQLKKEMENIHMILLKHAGQFDQQIINILESDPRLRDALGVDELLEVYNNVQQTEKMVPILNQKDLFVHANSAEEPSSKSDMDAAVQDRDIEEYVLQGAVPKHAVELYKESSIDTLDRDMMKLVGETNAMQDKLDKRQSVIDASDEEFLMQKMSMLHLRLEEATKTISAEREEKSSLHRGMEKLRSEVTQLRERCEELEESRTEVTRELLALKDRFQSELSAAQADLIDEATNREGMDRRLSDLRTELERLQAENAAEWGKRERLETEKISLDRENKQLRNELRDMQERVESRRGRPVSASDTDVRQIQQELLDRNKEVLDLKHSHSKLKKMLAEKTTELSHALRRSEQYETEVKRVRARVEELKKELASAQDELDTASNNVRRLQRANEDLSEQLGSANVQLEHFKNSSETCDDELTEIEEDKLVDGIVDHTASICPNSVSAD from the exons ATGGCACAATCAACAGCTAGTGGAACGTCATCCCGTCGAATTGTTAGGGAACATGATGTTTCTGTTAGCTCATCGAGTTCTCCTCGCTACGCAGACAGTGAGTGGGAAACCAAAGAG GCTTTGCGACAAAGGGAACTTGAGGAAGCACGAGCACGAGCGGCTCAAATGGAAAAAACAATGCGTTGGTGGTCGGATTGTACGGCGAACTGGCGTGAAAAATGGAGCAAGGTGCGCAATGAAAGAAACAAAGCAAGGGAAGAGGCTAAATTGCTGAGAAGCAAGCTGGAAGTAGCATTGAAAGATGCGAACACATTCAAGCATGAGAAACAAGACATCGAATTGCAGAATGAGCAgcttaaaaaagaaatggagaACATACACATGATACTTTTGAAACACGCTGGACAATTTGATCAGCAAATAATCAACATCTTAGAGTCTGATCCTCGACTCAGAGATGCGCTTGGAGTTGACGAGCTCTTGGAAGTATACAATAACGTTCAACAGACTGAAAAAATGGTCCCGATATTGAATCAGAAAGATTTATTTGTGCATGCAAACTCTGCTGAAGAGCCAAGTTCTAAATCTGATATGGATGCAGCAGTGCAAGACAGAGATATAGAGGAATATGTTTTGCAAGGTGCTGTGCCTAAACATGCTGTAGAATTGTACAAAGAAAGTTCAATCGATACTTTGGATAGGGATATGATGAAGCTTGTCGGCGAGACCAATGCAATGCAAGATAAATTAGATAAACGACAATCTGTTATTGATGCTAGCGATGAAGAATTTCTGATGCAGAAAATGTCCATGCTGCATTTAAGACTCGAAGAGGCAACAAAAACTATATCTGCCGAACGAGA aGAAAAGTCGTCGCTCCATCGGGGAATGGAAAAACTCAGATCAGAAGTAACGCAACTCAGAGAACGGTGtgaagaattagaagaaaGTAGAACTGAAGTTACCAGAGAACTATTGGCATTGAAGGACAGATTTCAAAGTGAACTCAGTGCTGCACAAGCGGATCTCATTGACGAGGCAACAAATCGTGAAGGCATGGATCGTCGTCTATCAGATCTGCGAACTGAA TTGGAGAGACTGCAAGCAGAAAATGCTGCAGAATGGGGTAAACGGGAACGGTTAGAGACTGAGAAAATTTCTCTTGATCGTGAGAATAAACAACTCAGGAATGAGTTACGCGATATGCAGGAAAGAGTGGAGTCGCGACGAGGTCGACCTGTTTCTGCGTCTGACACGGATGTCAGGCAAATTCAACAAGAGTTATTGGATCGCAACaag GAGGTGTTAGACCTTAAGCATTCACAttcaaaactgaaaaaaatgctTGCTGAGAAAACGACTGAATTGTCGCACGCTTTGAGACGATCAGAACAATACGAAACCGAAGTGAAAAGGGTGCGAGCTAGGGtggaagaattgaaaaaagaactAGCTTCGGCACAAGACGAGCTAGATACCGCTTCTAACAATGTTCGCAGGCTTCAAAGGGCCAATGAAGATCTTTCAGAACAACTAGGCTCAGCAAACGTCCAATTAGAGCATTTCAAAAACAG TTCTGAAACATGTGACGATGAATTAACTGAAATAGAAGAAGATAAATTAGTGGATGGTATAGTGGACCATACCGCATCCATATGTCCTAATTCAGTTTCTGCAGATTAA